In one Diceros bicornis minor isolate mBicDic1 chromosome 2, mDicBic1.mat.cur, whole genome shotgun sequence genomic region, the following are encoded:
- the DHX30 gene encoding ATP-dependent RNA helicase DHX30 isoform X1, producing the protein MDLKDSAPGFQLSLLARNVQPGLIQKRSDPAQAASVQTSPTPPSTHVCQPCPWRDHLSRLNVNISNMAASRDLLKEFPQPKNLLNSVIGRALGISHAKDKLVYVHTNGPKKKKVTLHIKWPKSVEVEGYGSKKIDAERQAAAAACQLFKGWGLLGPRNELFDAAKYRVLADRFGSPADSWWRPESTMPPTSWRQLNPESIRPGVPGGLSRSLGREEEEDEEEELEEGTIDVTDFLSMTQQDSHTPLRDSRGGSFEMTDDDSAIRALTQFPLPKNLLAKVIQIATSSSTAKNLMQFHTVGTKTKLSTLTLLWPCPMTFVAKGRRKAEAENKAAALACKKLKSLGLVDRNNEPLTHAMYNLASLRELGETQRRPCTIQVPEPILRKIETFLNHYPVDSSWISPELRLQSDDILPLGKDSGPLSDPITGKPYLPLSEAEEVRLSQSLLELWRRRGPVWQEAPQLPVDPHRDTILNAIEQHPVVVISGDTGCGKTTRIPQLLLERYVTEGRGARCNVIITQPRRISAVSVAQRVSHELGPSLRRNVGFQVRLESKPPARGGALLFCTVGILLRKLQSNPSLEGVSHVIVDEVHERDVNTDFLLILLKGLQRLNPALRLVLMSATGDNERFSRYFGGCPVIKVPGFMYPVKEHYLEDILAKLGKHQYPHRHRHHESEDECALDLDLVTDLVLHIDAHGEPGGILCFLPGWQEIKGVQQRLQEALGMHESKYLILPVHSNIPMMDQKAIFQQPPVGVRKIVLATNIAETSITVNDIVHVVDSGLHKEERYDLKTKVSCLETVWVSRANVIQRRGRAGRCQSGFAYHLFPRSRLEKMVPFQVPEILRTPLENLVLQAKIHMPEKTAVEFLSKAVDSPNIKAVDEAVILLQEIGVLDQREYLTTLGQRLAHISTDPRLAKAIVLAAIFRCLHPLLVVVSCLTRDPFSSSLQNRAEVDKVKALLSHDSGSDHLAFVRAVAGWEEVLRWQDRSSRENYLEENLLYAPSLRFIHGLVKQFSENIYEAFLVGKPSDCTLASAQCNEYSEEEELVKGVLMAGLYPNLIQVRQGKVTRQGKFKPNSVTYRTKSGNILLHKSTINSLLFPREATRLRSRWLTYFMAVKSNGSVFVRDSSQVHPLAVLLLTDGDVHIRDDGRRATISLSDSDLLRLEGDSRTVRLLRELRRALGRMVERSLRSELAALPPVVQQEHGQLLALLAELLRGPCGSFDLRKTADD; encoded by the exons CTTCTAGGGACCTATTAAAAGAGTTTCCACAGCCCAAAAACCTTCTCAACAGTGTGATTGGAAGGGCCCTTGGCATCTCACATGCAAAAGACAAACTGGTCTACGTACACACAAATGGACCGAAGAAAAAG AAAGTGACCCTCCACATAAAGTGGCCCAAGAGCGTGGAGGTAGAAGGCTATGGCAGCAAGAAGATCGACGCTGAGCGGCAGGCTGCAGCTGCGGCCTGCCAGCTGTTCAAG GGCTGGGGTCTGCTGGGCCCCCGGAACGAGCTGTTTGATGCAGCCAAATACCGCGTGCTAGCCGATCGCTTTGGCTCTCCGGCTGATAGCTGGTGGCGCCCAGAATCCACCATGCCACCTACTTCTTGGCGGCAGCTGAATCCTGAGAGCATCCGGCCAGGGGTACCTGGGGGCCTATCCCGCTCCTTGGGCcgggaggaagaagaggatgagGAAGAAGAGCTAGAAGAGGGGACCATTGATGTCACTGACTTCCTGTCCATGACCCAGCAGGACTCCCACACCCCACTCAGGGACTCGAG GGGGGGTTCCTTTGAAATGACAGATGACGACAGTGCTATTAGGGCTCTGACCCAGTTTCCACTTCCCAAGAACCTTCTGGCCAAGGTGATTCAGATAGCGACATCGTCCTCCACAGCTAAG AACCTCATGCAGTTCCATACTGTGGGTACCAAGACCAAGCTGTCCACCCTCACCCTGCTCTGGCCCTGTCCCATGACCTTTGTTGCCAAAGGGCGCCGTAAAGCAGAGGCTGAGAATAAGGCAGCAGCCTTGGCCTGCAAGAAACTGAAG AGCCTGGGCCTGGTGGACAGGAACAACGAGCCGCTTACCCACGCCATGTATAACCTGGCCTCCTTGCGTGAGCTGGGTGAGACCCAGCGCCGGCCATGTACCATCCAGGTGCCCGAGCCCATCCTCCGCAAGATAGAGACCTTTCTGAACCAT TACCCCGTGGACAGTTCATGGATCTCCCCAGAGCTCCGGCTGCAGAGTGATGACATCTTGCCCTTGGGCAAGGACTCAGGGCCCCTGAGTGACCCTATCACAGGCAAGCCCTACCTGCCCCTGTCAGAAGCAGAGGAGGTGCGTCTGAGCCAGAGCCTGTTGGAGCTGTGGCGGCGGCGAGGGCCAGTCTGGCAGGAGGCCCCCCAGCTCCCTGTGGACCCACATCGGGACACCATCCTCAATGCCATTGAGCAGCATCCGGTGGTGGTCATCTCTGGGGACACAGGCTGTGGGAAGACCACACGGATCCCTCAGCTGCTGCTGGAGCGCTATGTCACCGAGGGCCGCGGTGCCCGCTGCAATGTGATCATCACCCAGCCACGCCGCATCTCGGCTGTGTCTGTGGCACAGCGGGTCAGCCACGAACTGGGCCCCTCCCTGCGCCGGAACGTGGGCTTCCAGGTGCGGTTGGAAAGCAAGCCCCCAGCCCGAGGCGGGGCCCTGCTCTTCTGCACTGTGGGCATCTTGCTGCGGAAGCTGCAGAGCAACCCCAGCCTGGAGGGCGTGAGCCACGTCATCGTGGACGAGGTACACGAGCGGGACGTGAACACAGACTTCCTGCTGATTCTGCTCAAGGGCCTGCAGCGGCTCAACCCGGCCCTGCGGCTGGTGCTCATGAGTGCCACAGGCGATAATGAGCGCTTCTCCCGCTACTTTGGTGGCTGCCCTGTCATCAAGGTGCCCGGCTTCATGTATCCTGTCAAGGAACACTACCTGGAGGACATCCTGGCCAAGCTAGGCAAGCACCAGTATCCACACCGGCACCGGCACCACGAG tcTGAGGATGAATGCGCACTTGATTTGGACCTCGTGACTGATCTGGTTCTGCACATTGATGCCCATGGGGAGCCAG GTGGGATCCTCTGCTTCCTGCCTGGCTGGCAGGAGATCAAAGGAGTGCAGCAACGCCTCCAGGAGGCCCTGGGCATGCACGAGAGCAAGTACCTCATCCTGCCAG TGCACTCCAACATCCCCATGATGGACCAGAAGGCCATATTCCAGCAGCCTCCAGTTGGGGTGCGCAAGATTGTCTTGGCCACCAATATCGCTGAGACCTCCATCACAGTCAATGACATTGTGCATGTGGTGGACAGCGGTCTGCACAAGGAGGAACGCTATGACCTGAAGACCAAG gtgTCCTGCTTGGAGACTGTCTGGGTGTCACGAGCCAATGTGATCCAGCGCCGGGGCCGGGCGGGCCGCTGCCAGTCAGGCTTTGCCTACCACCTATTCCCACGGAGCCGGCTGGAGAAAATGGTCCCTTTCCAAGTGCCAGAGATCCTGCGCACGCCCCTTGAGAACCTGGTGTTGCAAGCCAAGATCCACATGCCCGAGAAGACG GCAGTAGAGTTCCTCTCCAAGGCTGTGGACAGTCCAAACATTAAGGCAGTGGACGAGGCTGTGATCTTGCTCCAGGAGATTG GGGTTCTGGACCAGCGGGAGTACCTGACCACCCTGGGGCAGCGCCTGGCCCACATCTCCACCGACCCCCGGCTGGCCAAGGCCATAGTGCTGGCTGCCATCTTCCGTTGCCTGCATCCGCTGCTAGTGGTCGTTTCCTGCCTCACCCGGGACCCCTTCAGCAGCAGCCTGCAGAACCGGGCGGAGGTGGACAAG gTGAAGGCGCTGTTGAGCCATGACAGCGGCAGTGACCACCTGGCCTTCGTGCGGGCTGTGGCCGGCTGGGAGGAGGTGCTGCGCTGGCAGGACCGCAGCTCCCGGGAGAACTACCTAGAGGAAAACCTGCTCTATGCACCCAGCCTGCGCTTCATCCATG GACTCGTCAAGCAGTTCTCAGAGAACATTTATGAGGCTTTCCTGGTGGGGAAGCCCTCGGACTgcaccctggcctctgcccagtgCAACGAGTACAGTGAAGAGGAGGAGCTAGTGAAGGGGGTGCTGATGGCAGGTCTCTACCCCAACCTCATCCAG GTGAGGCAGGGCAAGGTGACCCGGCAGGGCAAGTTCAAGCCCAATAGCGTCACATACAGGACCAAATCAGGCAACATCTTGCTGCACAAGTCAACCATTaacag TCTTCTATTCCCTAGGGAGGCCACACGGCTACGGAGCCGATGGCTGACGTATTTCATGGCTGTCAAGTCCAATGGCAGTGTCTTCGTCCGGGACTCCTCCCAGGTGCACCCACTAGCTGTGCTGCTACTTACTGACGGGGACGTCCACATCCGTG aTGATGGGCGCCGGGCCACCATCTCACTGAGTGACAGTGACCTGTTGAGGCTGGAGGGTGACTCACGCACCGTGCGGCTGCTGAGGGAGCTGCGCCGGGCCTTGGGCCGCATGGTGGAGCGGAGCCTGCGCAGCGAGTTGGCTGCACTGCCGCCTGTTGTGCAGCAGGAGCATGGGCAGCTGCTTGCCCTGCTGGCTGAGCTGCTGCGTGGGCCCTGTGGCAGCTTTGACTTGCGCAAGACAGCTGATGACTGA
- the DHX30 gene encoding ATP-dependent RNA helicase DHX30 isoform X3 has translation MFSLDSFRKDRTQHRQRQCKLPPPRLPPMCVNPAPGGTISRASRDLLKEFPQPKNLLNSVIGRALGISHAKDKLVYVHTNGPKKKKVTLHIKWPKSVEVEGYGSKKIDAERQAAAAACQLFKGWGLLGPRNELFDAAKYRVLADRFGSPADSWWRPESTMPPTSWRQLNPESIRPGVPGGLSRSLGREEEEDEEEELEEGTIDVTDFLSMTQQDSHTPLRDSRGGSFEMTDDDSAIRALTQFPLPKNLLAKVIQIATSSSTAKNLMQFHTVGTKTKLSTLTLLWPCPMTFVAKGRRKAEAENKAAALACKKLKSLGLVDRNNEPLTHAMYNLASLRELGETQRRPCTIQVPEPILRKIETFLNHYPVDSSWISPELRLQSDDILPLGKDSGPLSDPITGKPYLPLSEAEEVRLSQSLLELWRRRGPVWQEAPQLPVDPHRDTILNAIEQHPVVVISGDTGCGKTTRIPQLLLERYVTEGRGARCNVIITQPRRISAVSVAQRVSHELGPSLRRNVGFQVRLESKPPARGGALLFCTVGILLRKLQSNPSLEGVSHVIVDEVHERDVNTDFLLILLKGLQRLNPALRLVLMSATGDNERFSRYFGGCPVIKVPGFMYPVKEHYLEDILAKLGKHQYPHRHRHHESEDECALDLDLVTDLVLHIDAHGEPGGILCFLPGWQEIKGVQQRLQEALGMHESKYLILPVHSNIPMMDQKAIFQQPPVGVRKIVLATNIAETSITVNDIVHVVDSGLHKEERYDLKTKVSCLETVWVSRANVIQRRGRAGRCQSGFAYHLFPRSRLEKMVPFQVPEILRTPLENLVLQAKIHMPEKTAVEFLSKAVDSPNIKAVDEAVILLQEIGVLDQREYLTTLGQRLAHISTDPRLAKAIVLAAIFRCLHPLLVVVSCLTRDPFSSSLQNRAEVDKVKALLSHDSGSDHLAFVRAVAGWEEVLRWQDRSSRENYLEENLLYAPSLRFIHGLVKQFSENIYEAFLVGKPSDCTLASAQCNEYSEEEELVKGVLMAGLYPNLIQVRQGKVTRQGKFKPNSVTYRTKSGNILLHKSTINSLLFPREATRLRSRWLTYFMAVKSNGSVFVRDSSQVHPLAVLLLTDGDVHIRDDGRRATISLSDSDLLRLEGDSRTVRLLRELRRALGRMVERSLRSELAALPPVVQQEHGQLLALLAELLRGPCGSFDLRKTADD, from the exons CTTCTAGGGACCTATTAAAAGAGTTTCCACAGCCCAAAAACCTTCTCAACAGTGTGATTGGAAGGGCCCTTGGCATCTCACATGCAAAAGACAAACTGGTCTACGTACACACAAATGGACCGAAGAAAAAG AAAGTGACCCTCCACATAAAGTGGCCCAAGAGCGTGGAGGTAGAAGGCTATGGCAGCAAGAAGATCGACGCTGAGCGGCAGGCTGCAGCTGCGGCCTGCCAGCTGTTCAAG GGCTGGGGTCTGCTGGGCCCCCGGAACGAGCTGTTTGATGCAGCCAAATACCGCGTGCTAGCCGATCGCTTTGGCTCTCCGGCTGATAGCTGGTGGCGCCCAGAATCCACCATGCCACCTACTTCTTGGCGGCAGCTGAATCCTGAGAGCATCCGGCCAGGGGTACCTGGGGGCCTATCCCGCTCCTTGGGCcgggaggaagaagaggatgagGAAGAAGAGCTAGAAGAGGGGACCATTGATGTCACTGACTTCCTGTCCATGACCCAGCAGGACTCCCACACCCCACTCAGGGACTCGAG GGGGGGTTCCTTTGAAATGACAGATGACGACAGTGCTATTAGGGCTCTGACCCAGTTTCCACTTCCCAAGAACCTTCTGGCCAAGGTGATTCAGATAGCGACATCGTCCTCCACAGCTAAG AACCTCATGCAGTTCCATACTGTGGGTACCAAGACCAAGCTGTCCACCCTCACCCTGCTCTGGCCCTGTCCCATGACCTTTGTTGCCAAAGGGCGCCGTAAAGCAGAGGCTGAGAATAAGGCAGCAGCCTTGGCCTGCAAGAAACTGAAG AGCCTGGGCCTGGTGGACAGGAACAACGAGCCGCTTACCCACGCCATGTATAACCTGGCCTCCTTGCGTGAGCTGGGTGAGACCCAGCGCCGGCCATGTACCATCCAGGTGCCCGAGCCCATCCTCCGCAAGATAGAGACCTTTCTGAACCAT TACCCCGTGGACAGTTCATGGATCTCCCCAGAGCTCCGGCTGCAGAGTGATGACATCTTGCCCTTGGGCAAGGACTCAGGGCCCCTGAGTGACCCTATCACAGGCAAGCCCTACCTGCCCCTGTCAGAAGCAGAGGAGGTGCGTCTGAGCCAGAGCCTGTTGGAGCTGTGGCGGCGGCGAGGGCCAGTCTGGCAGGAGGCCCCCCAGCTCCCTGTGGACCCACATCGGGACACCATCCTCAATGCCATTGAGCAGCATCCGGTGGTGGTCATCTCTGGGGACACAGGCTGTGGGAAGACCACACGGATCCCTCAGCTGCTGCTGGAGCGCTATGTCACCGAGGGCCGCGGTGCCCGCTGCAATGTGATCATCACCCAGCCACGCCGCATCTCGGCTGTGTCTGTGGCACAGCGGGTCAGCCACGAACTGGGCCCCTCCCTGCGCCGGAACGTGGGCTTCCAGGTGCGGTTGGAAAGCAAGCCCCCAGCCCGAGGCGGGGCCCTGCTCTTCTGCACTGTGGGCATCTTGCTGCGGAAGCTGCAGAGCAACCCCAGCCTGGAGGGCGTGAGCCACGTCATCGTGGACGAGGTACACGAGCGGGACGTGAACACAGACTTCCTGCTGATTCTGCTCAAGGGCCTGCAGCGGCTCAACCCGGCCCTGCGGCTGGTGCTCATGAGTGCCACAGGCGATAATGAGCGCTTCTCCCGCTACTTTGGTGGCTGCCCTGTCATCAAGGTGCCCGGCTTCATGTATCCTGTCAAGGAACACTACCTGGAGGACATCCTGGCCAAGCTAGGCAAGCACCAGTATCCACACCGGCACCGGCACCACGAG tcTGAGGATGAATGCGCACTTGATTTGGACCTCGTGACTGATCTGGTTCTGCACATTGATGCCCATGGGGAGCCAG GTGGGATCCTCTGCTTCCTGCCTGGCTGGCAGGAGATCAAAGGAGTGCAGCAACGCCTCCAGGAGGCCCTGGGCATGCACGAGAGCAAGTACCTCATCCTGCCAG TGCACTCCAACATCCCCATGATGGACCAGAAGGCCATATTCCAGCAGCCTCCAGTTGGGGTGCGCAAGATTGTCTTGGCCACCAATATCGCTGAGACCTCCATCACAGTCAATGACATTGTGCATGTGGTGGACAGCGGTCTGCACAAGGAGGAACGCTATGACCTGAAGACCAAG gtgTCCTGCTTGGAGACTGTCTGGGTGTCACGAGCCAATGTGATCCAGCGCCGGGGCCGGGCGGGCCGCTGCCAGTCAGGCTTTGCCTACCACCTATTCCCACGGAGCCGGCTGGAGAAAATGGTCCCTTTCCAAGTGCCAGAGATCCTGCGCACGCCCCTTGAGAACCTGGTGTTGCAAGCCAAGATCCACATGCCCGAGAAGACG GCAGTAGAGTTCCTCTCCAAGGCTGTGGACAGTCCAAACATTAAGGCAGTGGACGAGGCTGTGATCTTGCTCCAGGAGATTG GGGTTCTGGACCAGCGGGAGTACCTGACCACCCTGGGGCAGCGCCTGGCCCACATCTCCACCGACCCCCGGCTGGCCAAGGCCATAGTGCTGGCTGCCATCTTCCGTTGCCTGCATCCGCTGCTAGTGGTCGTTTCCTGCCTCACCCGGGACCCCTTCAGCAGCAGCCTGCAGAACCGGGCGGAGGTGGACAAG gTGAAGGCGCTGTTGAGCCATGACAGCGGCAGTGACCACCTGGCCTTCGTGCGGGCTGTGGCCGGCTGGGAGGAGGTGCTGCGCTGGCAGGACCGCAGCTCCCGGGAGAACTACCTAGAGGAAAACCTGCTCTATGCACCCAGCCTGCGCTTCATCCATG GACTCGTCAAGCAGTTCTCAGAGAACATTTATGAGGCTTTCCTGGTGGGGAAGCCCTCGGACTgcaccctggcctctgcccagtgCAACGAGTACAGTGAAGAGGAGGAGCTAGTGAAGGGGGTGCTGATGGCAGGTCTCTACCCCAACCTCATCCAG GTGAGGCAGGGCAAGGTGACCCGGCAGGGCAAGTTCAAGCCCAATAGCGTCACATACAGGACCAAATCAGGCAACATCTTGCTGCACAAGTCAACCATTaacag TCTTCTATTCCCTAGGGAGGCCACACGGCTACGGAGCCGATGGCTGACGTATTTCATGGCTGTCAAGTCCAATGGCAGTGTCTTCGTCCGGGACTCCTCCCAGGTGCACCCACTAGCTGTGCTGCTACTTACTGACGGGGACGTCCACATCCGTG aTGATGGGCGCCGGGCCACCATCTCACTGAGTGACAGTGACCTGTTGAGGCTGGAGGGTGACTCACGCACCGTGCGGCTGCTGAGGGAGCTGCGCCGGGCCTTGGGCCGCATGGTGGAGCGGAGCCTGCGCAGCGAGTTGGCTGCACTGCCGCCTGTTGTGCAGCAGGAGCATGGGCAGCTGCTTGCCCTGCTGGCTGAGCTGCTGCGTGGGCCCTGTGGCAGCTTTGACTTGCGCAAGACAGCTGATGACTGA